The Pseudodesulfovibrio senegalensis genome contains the following window.
TCCGGATCAATATCGCGGGGGACCGCGATGTCGATGAAAAACATGGGACGATTCTTGCGCTGCTTGAGCACACCGCGAACATCCTTGGCCTTGAGCACGGCCGTGGGCGATCCTGTTGAACTGATGACGATATCCGCTTCATGCAAACGGGAAGGCATCTCGTCAAAACTGATGGGATGTCCGTTCATGCTGGCGGCAAGCGATTTGGCCCGGGCAAGGGTGCGGTTGGCAATGAGCAATGACCGAACGCCGTTGTTCATGAGGTGGGTTGCGGCAAGTTCGGCCATTTCTCCGGCCCCGATCAGCATGGCGTTCATGCCTTCCAGATCGCCGAAAATTTTTCTGGCCAACTCAACGGCTGCAAAACTGATGGAAACCGCGCTGGAAGCAATGGCCGTCTCGGTACGGACCCTCTTGGCAACGGAAAACGCCTTGTGCAGCAATCGGTTGACGATGGTTCGGGCGGTCCCGTTATCCACGGCATTACGGTAGGCGTCCTTGAGCTGACCCAGAATCTGCGGTTCGCCCATGACAAGGGAATCAAGGCTGCAGGCCACGGTAAAAAGGTGCTGAACCGCGTCAAGTGCCATATACTGATAGGTGTGGTCGCCCAACAACTCGACAGGGGCATCGCAGGCTCCGGCCCAATGCGAGTAGACCTCGTCAAAAACATCGGCGTCACGCTCTCCCTGCGCCACAACCACGATTTCAACGCGGTTGCACGTAGAGAGCACGATACATTCACGAATGGCGTCACAACTGTGCAGCCGTTGCTCGAAATTCTCGACATCGGTCAGCGCAAACCGCTCCCGCACGTCAACGCCGGCGGTTTTGTGATTCAGGCCTACGAGATATATCTTCCTGTTCATGGCATCTGCCTAAACGTTATGGTGTGATGCAGCAGGGAAACAACCATGGCTGCAAACACGATGATCATCAGAATTGCAGGCTTTCTGCCTTTCCACCCGAGCAACATACGCTGGTGAAACAGAAAGGCAAAGGCTCCCCATACGGCCAGAGACGATATTTTCATGACGTCCCAGACAAACATCTTGCCCGGAGCGATCCAGTACCAGACAAAGGAGGAAAAAAGACCAAGCGTATACAGCGGAAACCCGATGGCAACCACCATGTGATTGACCCGGTCGAAAATGGAGAGAGAGGGGGTATCCTTGCCCAGCGACCGAAGCCCGGCCTTGGTCTTGATTTTCTTGTTGTAATGAAGGAACGCCAGCGCGGCACCAAACCCCATGACCAACACACCGAGCGCAAGAACCAGTGTGCCGATATGCAGGCCGAAAAACAGCATGGTCAATTGCTTGGGCATGACCACACGGATACCGCTGAACGTCATAGACGTCAGAAAGAAGAGCAGAGCTAGCGGCAGGACGGTCAGGGCCATGAACTCAAGACGAAAACGCCACCAGAAAAAGAAATAGATGACCAAAATACTCCAGGCCAGAATACTCAGGTACGTTCCGCTCGCGTTCAGGGCGACACCTCGTTCCTGAACAAAAACAAGCGCTATGTCTACGGTGTGCAGGGCAAAACCGGCCACGGCCAGAATTCCGGCCAACCGCCGGAGTCGGGGATTGGCTGCGGCTGTGCCCACGAGAAAAAGAACCGTACCGACCAGATACAGCCCAATGATGAGAAGCTGAAGCAGTTCAAACAAGCCCATCAAGCAACTCCGGGATGTTGTTGTGCAGGGTGTCGGGCAGAATATCCATCAAGATGCCCCGGGCTGCGGTTTTGTCGCGCACTTTCAGGGCATCGGCAAGTTCGGAAAATACAAGTGAACGAAATACATCCGTGTTTTGCCGGGTCTCAAGCCCGAGGTCAAGCATGCGCGGCCGCAATCGTCCCATGAGGGCAAGGACAAGACCGTACTCATCGCCGATAAGCCCATCGATTTCAGCACGCACGCGCCGGGCCATGGCAGGGCTCTTCCCCGCGGTTGAAACGGCAATGCACAGGTCTCCCCGCCGTACTGATCCGGGCACGATAAAGTGTCCCCTGTCCGGTTGGTCCGCGATATTGCACAAAATGCCGCGGCGTTCGCATTGCTGAGCGATTTTCCCATTCACGACACTGTCGCTGGTACAGGCAAAGGCCAGATTGATACCGTCCAGGTCCTCTACAACAAACTCTCTGCGTGCAAAACAGACATTGCCGCACGAAGTACACACGGTTTCCATGTCTTCGGAAGCTTTGGCCGTATCCACGACCAGAACGGAACATGCCCCGGCCTCGGCCAGAGAGCGGGCCTTGCGACAGCCCACACCGCCACCGCCCACCACAAGACAATGCATCCGTTCAAGATTGATGAACAAGGGATAATAACGCATCAATGGTTCATACACCATGGCAGGGCGGGCTGTAAAACCCCATTTCAGCCCTGTTTTCTTGCCATGTTCGCTGGTTATGCGCTAAACGAATCGTAAATCGACCACAAGCAATGAAACACTACCTCGTCATACAACTCGCTCGCTTCGGCGACCTGCTGCAAACCAAGCGCCTGCTTGCCACCTTGCTGGCACGGGGCGACGGACAGGTGCACCTGTGTCTGGATAATTCCCTGCAATCGCTGGCAACCATGGTCTTCCCGCAGGTACAGCTGCACCCGATCACCGCACACGGAACCGGCCTGAGCCGCGAACAGGCGTACACGGTCATGTTTCAGGACAACCGTTCGGCTTTTGCCGAACTCAAGGCAAGACAGTTTGACGAGGTCTACAACCTGAATTTCTCGCCGCTCAACTTCCGGCTCGCGGCACTGTTCGATCCGGACACGGTTCGGGGCCATGCATGGCACAACGGACAGGAAATAAGCTCGCAATGGGCACGCATGGCCATGCAGTGGTCCAGATTGCGCAGGCAATCCATCAATCTCGTGGATTTCTGGGCCTATTATTGCCGGGACGCCGTTGCCCCGGCAACAGTCAACCCGAAAGCCACCCCGCAAGGCGACAATATCGGCATAGTACTCTCTGGCCGGGAGTCACGACGTTCCATTCCACTCGAATTACTTAGCAAATACGCCACAGCCCTTGCGAGGCTGAACAAATCAGGACGAATACTGCTGCTGGGCAGCCTCTCGGAAAAACACGCGGGCAAGACATTGCTCAAATCACTGACCAAGGATGTTGCAGAAAAAACCGACAACCTTGCCGGAAAAACCGATTGGAAAGATCTGGTGGACGCGCTGGGTTCAATGAAACAAATCCTGACACCGGATACCGGCACCATGCATCTTGCCGCGCACCTCGGTATTCCGGTCACGGCCTTTTTTCTTTCCTCGGCATGGTGCTTCGAGACCGGCCCCTACGGCGAGGGACATACGGTCTTTCAGGCAATCCGGGACTGTCTGCCGTGTCTGGAAAGCGATCCATGTCCACACAAAATCGCATGTCTGAACGGCTTTGCCGATCCGAATTTCATTCGCTTCATGATCACGGAAAAAACAGAACTGGTCCCGCCGGGCATCAACGCCTACACCACGCAAACCGATGATTTTGGCGTCGACAACATACTTCTGGCGGGAAACGACCCGGACAAGGCTGCCCGCGACGAGTTCAAGAAATTCCTCGGACGCCATGTGGGACAGGGTTGTCCGTTGGGCGACAACGCCCACCAACTGGCAATGAAAATGTATCGAGACAAGGACTGGGCAACGCGCCCCAGCCCGGAATCTCGACGCATTTCATAGAAAATCAACGCCTGACAAGGCTGAGACGAACCAAAAGACCAACACGGATGAAGACCGGAGCCAGCGTCATGCCCGAAAACCACTTGCGAATCCTCGTTGTCCTGCCCATGTATGGAGGCTCGTTGCCCGTGGGGCGCTTTTGCGCTGATGCACTTGCCGAACTCGGACATATCGTGGAAACCTTCGAAGCCCCTGAATTCCATACTGCTTACGAAGCGCTCAAGAACCTCAAGGTGACGGGTGACCGGCTGGAATATCTCCAGAACAGCTTTCTGCAAACCGTCAGTCAGGCCATTCTGGCCAAGGTGGAAACATTCGAGCCGGACATGGTGCTTTCCATGGCCCAGGCGCCGCTTTCACATCAGGCGCTCAGACGGCTGCGCAAGGACAATGTGGTCACGGCCATGTGGTTTGTGGAGGATTATCGACTGTTTACCTACTGGAAATCCTACGCACCGTTCTACGATATTTTTGCGGTCATCCAGAAAACACCATTTTTCGAGGAACTTGAAAGCATCGGCGTGCACAACGCCCTGTATCTGCCTCTGGCCGCACATCCTCCGTTTCACAAGCCAATCGAGCTAAACTCCATTGACCGTCAGAAATTCGGTTCGGATATTTCGTTCATGGGCGCGGGCTATGCCAACAGACGCGTGGCCTTTCGCAAGCTTGTGGGGCGCGATTTCAAGATATGGGGCTCGGAATGGAACGGCGACCACGTGCTTGAACCGTTGGTGCAAATGAAGGGCAGACGCGTCAGTTCCGAAGAATGCGTCAAGATTTTCAACGCCACCACCATCAACCTGAACCTGCATTCCAGCGTGCAAAAGGAACAGCTGGTCACAGGCGGAGACTTCATCAACCCGCGAACCTTCGAACTCTGCTCCTGCGGCGCATTTCAGTTGGTGGACAAACGCACGCTCATGGACGAAGCCTTTGCCCAAGGCGAACTGGCCACGTTCACGAGCATGGACGAGATGCTGTCCATGATCGACTTGTATCTCAACAATCCCGAAAAACGGCAAATGATTGCGGAACGGGGGCAAAAACGGGTGCTCAAGGACCATACCTATACCGTACGCATGCAGACGCTCATCGATTTCACGGCCGAACGCATCCCCGGCTGGCCCGCTCAAAAGGAAAAACGGGATCTTTTCCCGACAGACTTCCCGGAAGAACTGAAACGGGACATCAACGCCCTGATCCATACCCTGAACCTGCCGGAAGACGTGGGTTTTGAAGATTTGGTCTGGGCGATCCGCCAACAACAGGGCACGCTCTCCGATCTGGAAACGGCCGTGCTCTTCCTTGATGAATGGCAGAAGCTCTACAAAAAGAAGTAAGGCGCAAAACCCGCTTGCAGCCTATCGATTCTGCTTCCTGAACTGACGAAGCCACGCGTTGAGTTTTGGCTCTTCACCCTGATCCTTGGCGTGGTAAAATGAACGCGTGGACAGAGAAGAGGGCAGGTATTCCTGATCCGCCCACGCCTTGGGGAAATTATGTGGATACAGATAGCCCCGGCCATAGCCCCACTCCCTGTGCAAGGCCGTTGAGGCGTTGCGCAGGTGCAGCGGCACGGGCTGGGCACCATTTTCCCGTATTTCCTTCTGGGTATTGCGGTAGGCGGAATACGTGGAATTGCTTTTAGGGGAAAGGGCAAGATACACGGCGGTTTCCGCCATGATGATGCCGCCTTCGGGCATGCCCACCGTTTCCACGGCCTGATGACAGGCAACGGCCATGGAAAGGGCCTGCGGATTGCCAAGCCCGATATCCTCGGACGCGGAAATGATCAGCCGACGCGAAACGAAACGGGGGTCTTCGCCGCTCTCCAGCAGGGAGGTCATGTAATACACGGCCGCATCGGGATCGCTACCGCGAATGGATTTGATCATGGCCGAGGCCAGCTCATAGTGAGAGTCTCCATCCCGGTCGCCACGAATGACCACATCAGGCAGGGTCTGGCGCAAACTCTCCACATCCAGCTTGTCCGCCGGAAGTTCCGAAGCATATTCAAGAAGATTCAACAGCGTGCGGGCATCGCCTCCAGCCATGGTGGCCAGAAAACGTTGGCTCTCCTCCGGAATATCCAGACCGAGTTCCTGCGCTCCGCGTGCGGCCACCTTTGCCAGTTCATCACGGCTCAAGGGACGCAAGCGCAAAACATGCAGACGAGAAAGCAGTTGCCGGGTCACGCTGTAGGAGGGATTCTCCGTGGTGCTGGCAATCATGGTGATTTCACCGGACTCGAGAATCGGCAGAAAAAAGTCCTGTTGCGACTTTGAGAAGCGGTGCAGTTCATCGAGAACCAGAATATTATTTCCTGGCAATTTCTTGCGCAGGGCGGTCAAGCCGGCCTCGGGCGCACTCAGACGAATAAACGGTTTCCCGGAATTCTTGGCCAGCAAGAGAGCGAGCGTGGATTTGCCGCAGCCCGGTGGGCCGAACAACAGCAAGCTCGGCATCCTGTGGGATTGGCGAATGGCATCGATCCGATTCATTATGTGGCTCTGACCGATGAATTCGACAAGGTCCGAAGGACGAATCCTGTCCGCAAGAGGCTGATTTTCCGTTATTTCGAGCTTCACTTGGCACCTCCCCGCAAGGATCGTGTGTAAAAGGAAAGACTCAGGCAATGCAAGGCTGCGGTTTCCCAACGCAAGACGCTTTGCCCCAAAGAAACTGGCTGCATATCAGCACCGATCAGGCGTTCGGCCTCGATATCGGAAAAGCCCCCCTCGGGGCCGATAACGACCAGCGATTTACCCAAGGTAAAATCGTCCGGGCCCAGCAGATTGCCGGAATCCTCTTTTTCCCAAGCGAGAAAAGCATGATCAAAGCGTGATCTTTGCTGCATCAACGCATCGATACCACCATTAACAATCTGAATTTCAGGCAAAAAAACGGAGCCACACTGTTTAGCCGCCTGAATGCAGCGATCCCGCCACGTGGCCTTTGCCTCCTCCGGCAAACGTCCCTGGCTAAAATCCGCCTGCCAGAACCAGATACCGCAAGCGCCCAGTTCCACGGCTTTTTCCAACAGAAAACCACGCCGCGAAGATTTACCCCAACCCAAGGCCAGCCACAGGCCGTCGGTCGGCGTTTCACAGACATGCAGGGATTCGGCAATCAGCTCTGCCTTGTTGCGACCGGCATGATCCAGGCGAAACATTCCATGCCTGCCGTCCCCGTCAAACAGGCGCACCTGTGCCCCGGCAGGAGTGCGCAGTACCTTAAGCATGTGCCGCGCTTCAGCCTTGTCCAACGTCACGGATTGGCCCACGGATTGCGGCCACAGCTTTGGGTCGAGATGGAATGTGTTGAGTCTGCCCATAGAAAAGAAAAGGAGAGCCGGGATTTCCCGGCTCTCCGACGGTATCAGGTTTATTATTCGCCCCGAACGAGATCCTCGTAGGATTCGCGTGCACGGGCAACAGTCACGGTGTCGCCATCAACCAACAGTTCGCAGGCGCGCCTGCGGGAATTGTAATTGGACGACATGGTAAAACCGTAGGCACCGGCCGAAAATACGGCCAACAGTTCACCCTCGTGCACTGCAGGCATTTCACGGTCCCGGGCAAGAAAATCCCCGGACTCGCAAATGGGGCCGACAACATCCACGGTCAGTTCATCCCGACCATTTTGTTGTACTTCGGCAATACGATGGTAGGAGTCATAAAGCGAAGGACGGATAAGGTCGTTCATGGCCGCATCCACGATCACGAAATCGCGGCTGGGGGTCTTTTTCGTGTAGACGACCTCGGTAACCATGATCCCGGCGTTGCCGGAAATCACACGACCGGGTTCAAAAATCACGGTCAGCGGCAATTCCTGCAACTTTTCGCTCAACGCCTTGCCGAATTCAGCCGGGTGGGGCGGTTCCTCTTCATTGTACGTGATGCCCAGCCCTCCGCCAAGATCGAGATAGGAAATGGAAATCCCCATGTCCTTGAGCCTGTTGTAAAAAGCAATCAGCTTGTCCAGCGCCTCGAGAAACGGCTCAATGGTGGTCAACTGCGAACCAATATGGCAATCCATGCCCACAGGCTCCACAGCATCCATCTCCTTGGCCCGTTGGTAAGCCTTCAGGGAATGTTCGATGTCCAGACCGAACTTGTTTTTCTTCATTCCCGTGGAAATGTAGGGATGGGTCTTGGGATCAACATCGGGATTGATGCGAAATCCTACACGCGCAACCTTTCCCATGGATTTGGCTACCTTGTTGATACGCTCGAGCTCGGCCATGGATTCCACGTTGAACATGAGAATATCGGCCTCGAGAGCCTCCCGGATTTCCTGGGCTTTTTTGCCCACGCCCGAATAGACGATCTTGCTTGCGGGAACTCCGGCCTTGAGCGCGCGGTACAACTCGCCGCCGGAAACAATGTCCATTCCAGCCCCCATCTCGGCCAGAAGACGCAACACCGAAAGATTGGAATTTGCCTTCACCGAATAGCAGGTCATGTGTTTCAGGCCGTTGAATGCGGAATCAAAAGCCTGAAAATGACGCCGCAGGGTGGCGGCGGAATACACGTAGAGCGGCGTTCCATACTTTTCGGCCAACTCGGGAACGCCGATCTCCTCGGCGTGGAGCGTGCCGTTGCGGTATTGGAAGTGATGCATGGCGCTCATCTCCTTGAAGCGTTGATATATTAAGGTGATGCGACAAAAATATCTGTGTAAGTATACGCTGTGGTGTTGAGGTCGTTGACCCCGATGATACGAAATCTGTATTCCATGGCCGGCTTCAGACCGCAATAGGAAATGCGCAGCCTGTTGCCTTCGAGATCAAAACCCGGATCACCACGGGAAAAACGCATGGTCCGGCGTGGCATGAACGGGCAGTCCGGGCAGCCCTGACCCGGTTCATTCCCCACCGGCTCGAACTGGACGTTGACGTAAGCCAATCTGTCGACTGCGCCCTTGACCTGAACATTGACCACCAAACATCCTTCACTGCGCTGTCCGTTAATCACAGAAAGGGTGAATGTATCCTCGCCCTTGTCCGCACTCGGCCATTCCTTCTTGCCGAGCGCACAGCCGGAAACAAGGAACAGACAGCATATGAAGGCGATACAACGAAGATACATGATTTTCCTCAAAGCAACTTCTTGAGTTTTCCGAGCATGGTCAGGGCCTGCAGGGGAGTCATGGCGTCCACATCGAGATCCGCGATCACGCCGAGCACGGGATGTTCCTGCACGGAATCCGCGGGTGCGGATTCCGGGGCCATTCCCGGCAAAAGGGTCTGGCAGACCTGGTGAGCGCCAACGCCAGAGCCATCCTGCGATTTTTCCTCAAGTTGTGCAAGCAATTCACGGGCCCGTTCCACAACGGGCCTTGGCACGCCTGCCAGACGGGCCACCTCAATGCCGTAGCTCCTGTCTGCGGCACCGGGAACGAGCTTGCGCAGAAAAACAATGTCTCCCTTCCACTCCTTGACGGCAATGTTCAGATTGCGCAGGCCCTCAATGTGGCCCTCCAGCGAAGTCAATTCATGGTAGTGTGTGGCGAAAAGGGTACGGATGCCGCCACGCGCACGCCGCGCCAGTTCCTCGACAACCGCCCAAGCCAGGGCAAGGCCGTCAAAGGTGCTGGTTCCACGGCCTATTTCATCCAGAATCACGAGGCTGCGGCTGGTGGCCTGACGCAGGATGCGGGCCGTTTCCATCATTTCGACCATGAAGGTACTTTGCCCCTGCGCAAGGTTGTCTGAAGCCCCGACCCGGGAAAAAACGCGGTCCACCATGCCGATTCTGGCATTTCTGGCCGGAACGAACGCACCGATCTGCGCCATGATCACCATGATCGCAACCTGACGCAACACCGTGGATTTACCGGCCATATTCGGACCGGTTATCAACAATATCCGACGGTTGGCATCAATCTGCACGTTGTTGGGAATATAGTTGGCCGCTCCGGTGGCATCTTCCACCACAGGATGCCGGCCGGACTCGATGTCGATTTCCATGCCGTCATGCAATTCCGGGCGCGACCAATCGTTGATCCGTGCGGCTTCGGCCAGGGATTGCCAATAATCCAGAGCGGCAACAACGCCTGCCATGAACAAAAAACGGCTACGGGCATCGGCCAGAACTTCGCGCAATTTCTGGAACAGGGCATATTCAAGGGATTTGCGTTTTTCCGATGCGCTGAGCAACTTTTCCTCAAGTTCCTTGAGTTCAGGTGTGATGTAGCGCTCGCTGTTGACCAATGTTTGGCGACGAATGAAATGCTCGGGAATATCGCCTTGATATGACTTTGAGATCTCGAGATAGTATCCGAAGACCTTGTTGAATCCCAACTTGATCTTGGGAATGCCGCAGGCTTTTTTCTCCTGCTCCAGAAGGTCCTGAAGCCGGGCTTCTCCATGCTCAGTCAATTCGATCAGCTCATCCAACTCGCCATCGTAGCCGGTGCGAAAAAGGCCACCATCCGTGATCACGGGCGGCGGGCTGTCCACAAGAGCCTTGTGCAGCAGGGAGCTCAGGTCTTCCATGTCATCCCACTGCCGCAAGACCTTGCCCAATGCCGCCACATCCGCGGCGTCACTGTCCGCCAGCAAGACACGCAAACGGGGCAGAGAAGTCAGGCTGGTGCGTAATGCAATAAAATCCTTGGGGACAGCACGTCCGAGAAAGACCCTCGTACTCAGGCGCTCCATGTCGTACACCGTGTCCAACTCGCGCCGCACGTCCGCACGCAAGGCATCCCGTTCGAACAAAGCCGAGACAACGTCCTGCGTCTCGATCACGGGCCGGCTGTCCCGCCACGGCTGACGCAAGCGGGTCTCCAGCAAACGTCCGCCCATGGGCGTCATGGTCCTGTCCAGAACACGCCACAGCGTTCCCTTGCCGCTGCGGCCATCCAAACGCCGGAAAATTTCGAGATTCTTTTCAGTGACCTCGTCCAGAAGCAGGTGCTTGCCGGGGTTGAGTGGCTTGAATTCACCAAGATGGTTGAAGTCTCCTTTTTGCGTCTGCTCCAGATACAAAAGCAAAGCGCCACAGCATCGCACCAATTCGGGCTTGTTTTCCAAATCAACGGTATCGAGTGAGGAAACCCCCTGAGACTGGCAGACCCTCTCAGAGCCCCGATTGAAATCAAAATACGCCCCGGGAGCAACGGAAGTCACCTGTGCCGAAAGGTCGCCATATTGTGACGGCACGGTTCGTCCCTGCGCCAGCAACAACTCGCTTGGAGCAATCTTGGCGGCCCACTGCCAGAGATCGGGTTCCTTTTTGGAATGCAGGCCGGACCACTCTCCGGTGGAAAAATCAACCCATGCCACGCCGCCGCAACCCTTGGAAGAATCCCAATACAATGCGGCAAGATAATTATGTTGCTTGGCCTTGAGCGAACTGTCTTCCACCACGGTTCCAGGAGTAAGCACACGGGTTACTGCCCGCTGCACCAATCCCTTGGCCTGTTTCGGATCCTCAATCTGATCGCAAATGGCGATCTTGAAACCCTGCTCAAGCAACTTGGCCAGATACGGTTCCACCGAATGATGCGGAACGCCGCACATGGGAATAGGGTTGTCGTCCTTGGGGTTGCGACTGGTCAACGCAATCTGGACGCTCCGCGCAACGATTTCCGCATCTTCAAAGAAAAGCTCATAAAAATCGCCCATGCGAAAGAAAAGCAGGGCATCCGGGTTTTCTTCCTTGAACCGCAGGTACTGCTCCAGCATGGGAGTCATCTTAATTTTGGACTGTATTGCAGTGCTCACGTGATTCTACTGGGAAAAATTCGTCCTGAATTTGATGGAATGCCAACTTTTGCAGCGAGGGCAGACAAAAAACAGCGTGTCGCGTTTCAATCCACATTTTCCGCAATAAAAACGGCTGACTTCTCGAGCCCTATCCATGAAAAAGGTCAGTTGTTCGCGAAAAAAAGGCGTCAACTTCTGTTCTGATCTGGAAAGCTCGAATAATTCCAAACGGGCAAGCCAAAAGTCTGGTTGCAAAAGCAGGGCCCGCTCAAACCAATCCTTGGCTTCATCAATGTCCCGATTTTTGAGAAGCATCTGGCCAAAGTAATAATGATTCAACATATCCGGTTCAAGCGCTTCCAGCTTGGGTCTGAGCACTTTCACCAAATCAGCAACCGAACAAGCTTCGGCCCATTCATGCTGCTGGTCTCCGGAATCATCGGCGCGTTCAGCACGGGCAACTTCCTGCAGCAACCCTTC
Protein-coding sequences here:
- a CDS encoding CgeB family protein, whose translation is MPENHLRILVVLPMYGGSLPVGRFCADALAELGHIVETFEAPEFHTAYEALKNLKVTGDRLEYLQNSFLQTVSQAILAKVETFEPDMVLSMAQAPLSHQALRRLRKDNVVTAMWFVEDYRLFTYWKSYAPFYDIFAVIQKTPFFEELESIGVHNALYLPLAAHPPFHKPIELNSIDRQKFGSDISFMGAGYANRRVAFRKLVGRDFKIWGSEWNGDHVLEPLVQMKGRRVSSEECVKIFNATTINLNLHSSVQKEQLVTGGDFINPRTFELCSCGAFQLVDKRTLMDEAFAQGELATFTSMDEMLSMIDLYLNNPEKRQMIAERGQKRVLKDHTYTVRMQTLIDFTAERIPGWPAQKEKRDLFPTDFPEELKRDINALIHTLNLPEDVGFEDLVWAIRQQQGTLSDLETAVLFLDEWQKLYKKK
- a CDS encoding glycosyltransferase family 9 protein, whose translation is MKHYLVIQLARFGDLLQTKRLLATLLARGDGQVHLCLDNSLQSLATMVFPQVQLHPITAHGTGLSREQAYTVMFQDNRSAFAELKARQFDEVYNLNFSPLNFRLAALFDPDTVRGHAWHNGQEISSQWARMAMQWSRLRRQSINLVDFWAYYCRDAVAPATVNPKATPQGDNIGIVLSGRESRRSIPLELLSKYATALARLNKSGRILLLGSLSEKHAGKTLLKSLTKDVAEKTDNLAGKTDWKDLVDALGSMKQILTPDTGTMHLAAHLGIPVTAFFLSSAWCFETGPYGEGHTVFQAIRDCLPCLESDPCPHKIACLNGFADPNFIRFMITEKTELVPPGINAYTTQTDDFGVDNILLAGNDPDKAARDEFKKFLGRHVGQGCPLGDNAHQLAMKMYRDKDWATRPSPESRRIS
- the lysA gene encoding diaminopimelate decarboxylase, which encodes MHHFQYRNGTLHAEEIGVPELAEKYGTPLYVYSAATLRRHFQAFDSAFNGLKHMTCYSVKANSNLSVLRLLAEMGAGMDIVSGGELYRALKAGVPASKIVYSGVGKKAQEIREALEADILMFNVESMAELERINKVAKSMGKVARVGFRINPDVDPKTHPYISTGMKKNKFGLDIEHSLKAYQRAKEMDAVEPVGMDCHIGSQLTTIEPFLEALDKLIAFYNRLKDMGISISYLDLGGGLGITYNEEEPPHPAEFGKALSEKLQELPLTVIFEPGRVISGNAGIMVTEVVYTKKTPSRDFVIVDAAMNDLIRPSLYDSYHRIAEVQQNGRDELTVDVVGPICESGDFLARDREMPAVHEGELLAVFSAGAYGFTMSSNYNSRRRACELLVDGDTVTVARARESYEDLVRGE
- a CDS encoding cytochrome C assembly family protein, which translates into the protein MGLFELLQLLIIGLYLVGTVLFLVGTAAANPRLRRLAGILAVAGFALHTVDIALVFVQERGVALNASGTYLSILAWSILVIYFFFWWRFRLEFMALTVLPLALLFFLTSMTFSGIRVVMPKQLTMLFFGLHIGTLVLALGVLVMGFGAALAFLHYNKKIKTKAGLRSLGKDTPSLSIFDRVNHMVVAIGFPLYTLGLFSSFVWYWIAPGKMFVWDVMKISSLAVWGAFAFLFHQRMLLGWKGRKPAILMIIVFAAMVVSLLHHTITFRQMP
- the hemA gene encoding glutamyl-tRNA reductase; translation: MNRKIYLVGLNHKTAGVDVRERFALTDVENFEQRLHSCDAIRECIVLSTCNRVEIVVVAQGERDADVFDEVYSHWAGACDAPVELLGDHTYQYMALDAVQHLFTVACSLDSLVMGEPQILGQLKDAYRNAVDNGTARTIVNRLLHKAFSVAKRVRTETAIASSAVSISFAAVELARKIFGDLEGMNAMLIGAGEMAELAATHLMNNGVRSLLIANRTLARAKSLAASMNGHPISFDEMPSRLHEADIVISSTGSPTAVLKAKDVRGVLKQRKNRPMFFIDIAVPRDIDPDVNNLDNIYLYDIDDLKEVVEENMSQRQDEAVKAHAVVAAETEKFGIWLKSLTLQPTIADMVSSNEDIARKELEKTLKRLGGVDASTRAALETLVLSVSRKVLHEPICFLKRRSQEEDAAERYIDIARRMFNLDDESVPSTAHLERKQVSRECSHDEVETFIDAAKKEQ
- a CDS encoding precorrin-2 dehydrogenase/sirohydrochlorin ferrochelatase family protein; the encoded protein is MRYYPLFINLERMHCLVVGGGGVGCRKARSLAEAGACSVLVVDTAKASEDMETVCTSCGNVCFARREFVVEDLDGINLAFACTSDSVVNGKIAQQCERRGILCNIADQPDRGHFIVPGSVRRGDLCIAVSTAGKSPAMARRVRAEIDGLIGDEYGLVLALMGRLRPRMLDLGLETRQNTDVFRSLVFSELADALKVRDKTAARGILMDILPDTLHNNIPELLDGLV
- a CDS encoding replication-associated recombination protein A, encoding MKLEITENQPLADRIRPSDLVEFIGQSHIMNRIDAIRQSHRMPSLLLFGPPGCGKSTLALLLAKNSGKPFIRLSAPEAGLTALRKKLPGNNILVLDELHRFSKSQQDFFLPILESGEITMIASTTENPSYSVTRQLLSRLHVLRLRPLSRDELAKVAARGAQELGLDIPEESQRFLATMAGGDARTLLNLLEYASELPADKLDVESLRQTLPDVVIRGDRDGDSHYELASAMIKSIRGSDPDAAVYYMTSLLESGEDPRFVSRRLIISASEDIGLGNPQALSMAVACHQAVETVGMPEGGIIMAETAVYLALSPKSNSTYSAYRNTQKEIRENGAQPVPLHLRNASTALHREWGYGRGYLYPHNFPKAWADQEYLPSSLSTRSFYHAKDQGEEPKLNAWLRQFRKQNR
- a CDS encoding RsmE family RNA methyltransferase yields the protein MGRLNTFHLDPKLWPQSVGQSVTLDKAEARHMLKVLRTPAGAQVRLFDGDGRHGMFRLDHAGRNKAELIAESLHVCETPTDGLWLALGWGKSSRRGFLLEKAVELGACGIWFWQADFSQGRLPEEAKATWRDRCIQAAKQCGSVFLPEIQIVNGGIDALMQQRSRFDHAFLAWEKEDSGNLLGPDDFTLGKSLVVIGPEGGFSDIEAERLIGADMQPVSLGQSVLRWETAALHCLSLSFYTRSLRGGAK